One Spiroplasma endosymbiont of Dioctria linearis DNA segment encodes these proteins:
- the ispH gene encoding 4-hydroxy-3-methylbut-2-enyl diphosphate reductase: protein MKVLKVTPRGFCLGVVVSIKMAKDTVKAYPDKKIYMIGLLVHNKIIVNELEELGIIAIDDWKKSRLDIIKTIPQGSVVIFSAHGTDLKVLKVAEEQGLIVVDTKCEWVLETENIIKKYLNLGFDIVFIGKHSHPETIALTSLDNKKIHLVTNSQEVENLNISNKDIFITNQTTLSIIDTDLIYKKIKEKYKNAIFKNDICEATLVRQQAILDLNPKEVDLLYVVGDERSNNTMKLVELASDKGIKSIRINRKEDIEINDLENIDTVAVTAGASTSSIIQNQVIKYLEEIKNEIK, encoded by the coding sequence ATGAAAGTCTTAAAAGTAACACCACGTGGTTTTTGTCTTGGAGTTGTAGTTTCTATAAAAATGGCAAAAGATACAGTAAAAGCATATCCAGACAAAAAAATATATATGATTGGTCTTTTAGTGCACAATAAAATAATAGTAAATGAACTTGAAGAACTTGGCATAATAGCTATTGATGATTGAAAAAAGTCTCGTTTAGATATTATAAAAACTATTCCACAAGGGAGTGTTGTTATTTTTTCAGCTCATGGAACCGATTTAAAAGTTTTAAAGGTGGCTGAAGAGCAAGGATTAATTGTTGTAGATACTAAATGTGAATGAGTTTTAGAAACAGAAAATATAATAAAAAAATACTTAAATCTTGGATTTGATATTGTTTTTATTGGTAAACATTCTCACCCTGAAACAATAGCTTTAACAAGTTTGGATAATAAAAAAATTCATTTAGTAACAAACAGTCAAGAAGTTGAAAATTTAAATATATCTAATAAAGATATTTTTATAACAAATCAAACAACATTGTCAATAATTGACACTGATTTAATTTATAAAAAAATAAAGGAAAAATATAAAAATGCCATTTTTAAAAATGATATTTGTGAGGCCACTCTTGTAAGACAGCAAGCAATACTTGATTTAAATCCAAAAGAAGTTGATCTATTATACGTTGTTGGCGATGAAAGAAGTAATAACACAATGAAATTAGTAGAGTTGGCATCAGATAAAGGAATAAAGTCAATAAGAATAAATCGTAAAGAAGATATTGAAATTAATGACTTAGAAAATATTGACACAGTGGCAGTTACTGCAGGAGCATCTACATCAAGTATTATTCAAAATCAGGTTATAAAATATCTTGAGGAAATAAAAAACGAAATTAAGTAA
- the recO gene encoding DNA repair protein RecO — translation MGAIKINAVVIESSDFDDYAKIVKVFSKQFGKLSFIAPGVNKSTSKNKYSVQTFSWSDFEIFKSRGEDRISKLKTGVLKKEYFDIAKNYNNYVYGSIIFKIVDQIEQISNKNYKIFKMLIFVLENINNNKNPFINYLFFITHLIQETVQPFRLNGCIRCKKTTFPIVRFEYSENGFVCARCLWPGEIVHPESFIKVLSNIHKKTIHFNIEQKYEYIDLIVIHNIVINYYENNLGFYLGPIYLLKNTVALNVNEKIAERYK, via the coding sequence ATGGGAGCAATAAAAATAAATGCAGTAGTTATTGAATCTAGTGATTTTGATGATTATGCCAAAATTGTTAAAGTATTTAGCAAACAATTTGGTAAATTAAGTTTTATAGCTCCAGGTGTTAATAAATCAACTTCAAAAAATAAGTATTCAGTTCAAACTTTTAGTTGAAGTGACTTTGAAATCTTTAAATCAAGAGGCGAAGATAGAATAAGTAAATTAAAAACAGGAGTTTTAAAGAAGGAATATTTTGACATAGCTAAAAATTATAATAACTATGTTTATGGATCAATTATTTTTAAAATTGTTGATCAAATAGAACAAATTAGTAATAAAAATTATAAGATTTTCAAAATGCTAATTTTTGTTTTAGAAAATATAAATAATAATAAAAATCCATTTATAAACTATTTATTTTTTATTACTCATTTAATTCAAGAAACAGTACAACCTTTTAGGTTGAATGGTTGCATCAGATGTAAAAAAACAACTTTTCCAATTGTAAGATTTGAATATAGTGAAAATGGGTTTGTTTGTGCGAGATGTCTATGACCTGGTGAAATTGTTCACCCAGAGTCATTTATAAAAGTACTTTCAAATATTCATAAAAAGACAATTCACTTTAATATTGAGCAAAAGTATGAGTATATTGATTTAATAGTTATTCACAATATTGTAATTAACTATTATGAAAATAATTTAGGATTTTATTTAGGACCAATATATCTATTAAAAAATACAGTAGCTTTAAATGTAAATGAAAAAATAGCAGAGCGTTATAAATAA
- the era gene encoding GTPase Era: MEKIRSGFISIIGRPNVGKSTLLNTLLGKKVSIVTNKAQTTRNRINGILTHQDAQYIFVDTPGVHKAQHELGRYMNKVALSSTKGVDVILFLAPSDEFIGENDRFILNALRERDVPVFLIITKSDLLSESQLLNKVEEWKQQDFEFEKILSVSSTMGSNLAMLLDEIKKSLPETGIKFYPDETFTDQPERFLIREVIREEILLQTEQEIPHSVAILIDILEEKKDIIKVIASIICERQSQKGIIIGNKGSKIKSIGINSREKLETLFNKKFYLELFVKTKEKWRQSASLIKQLGYDKDSY, encoded by the coding sequence TTGGAAAAAATAAGATCAGGATTTATTAGTATTATAGGTAGACCTAATGTTGGTAAATCAACATTATTAAATACTTTATTAGGTAAGAAAGTTTCAATTGTTACTAATAAAGCACAAACAACAAGAAATCGTATTAATGGAATATTAACTCATCAAGATGCTCAATATATTTTTGTAGATACACCAGGAGTTCATAAAGCTCAACATGAATTGGGAAGATATATGAACAAAGTAGCGTTATCTTCAACAAAAGGAGTAGATGTTATTTTATTTTTAGCACCTAGCGATGAATTTATTGGAGAAAATGATAGATTTATTTTAAATGCTTTAAGGGAAAGGGATGTACCAGTATTTTTAATTATTACTAAAAGTGATTTACTTTCAGAAAGTCAACTTCTAAATAAAGTTGAAGAATGAAAACAACAAGATTTTGAATTTGAAAAAATTCTTAGTGTTTCATCAACAATGGGAAGTAATTTAGCAATGCTTTTAGATGAAATTAAAAAAAGTTTACCTGAAACAGGAATTAAATTTTATCCTGATGAAACTTTTACTGATCAACCTGAACGTTTCTTAATTCGTGAGGTTATTCGTGAAGAAATTTTATTGCAAACAGAGCAAGAAATTCCACATTCAGTTGCTATTTTAATAGATATTTTAGAGGAGAAAAAAGATATTATTAAAGTAATTGCTTCAATAATATGTGAAAGACAAAGCCAAAAGGGAATTATTATTGGTAATAAAGGTAGCAAAATTAAATCAATTGGTATTAATTCTCGTGAAAAGCTTGAAACATTATTTAACAAAAAATTCTATTTAGAGTTATTTGTTAAAACAAAAGAAAAATGAAGACAATCAGCATCATTAATCAAACAATTGGGGTATGACAAAGATAGTTATTAG
- a CDS encoding Nif3-like dinuclear metal center hexameric protein, whose product MNKIKANALINYLNDVFPQKNASEWDKVGLQLEEVYNLESQDEIEHIVICLDVTKEVVEFAIANNSNFIISRHPFLFFDLDTELKNLAKKEIYELCIKNEIQLFSIHTNYDNSDKQNIIDLIETQLNVKNVEKVGVFNEGYKIKLLSSLSLKEIIEKLKFIFGKQQALLTRNSNLEKEIDYIFLTPGSGASTMMDLQLQNEFFITGEAKWNEWLYADQNKMDLLTLGHYMENHFIDDLENKLLKTFNDEVKISAFDIKNTFIIL is encoded by the coding sequence ATGAATAAAATAAAAGCAAATGCTTTAATTAACTATTTAAATGATGTATTTCCACAAAAAAATGCATCTGAATGAGATAAGGTAGGATTACAATTAGAAGAGGTATATAACTTGGAAAGTCAAGATGAGATTGAACACATAGTTATTTGTCTTGATGTAACAAAAGAAGTCGTTGAGTTTGCAATTGCAAACAATTCGAACTTTATTATTAGTAGACATCCATTTTTATTTTTTGATCTGGATACAGAATTAAAAAATTTAGCAAAAAAGGAAATTTATGAACTATGTATAAAAAATGAAATTCAATTATTTTCTATACATACTAATTACGATAATAGTGATAAGCAAAATATTATTGATTTAATTGAAACGCAATTAAATGTAAAAAATGTTGAAAAGGTGGGAGTATTTAATGAAGGTTATAAAATTAAATTATTAAGTTCATTAAGTTTAAAAGAAATAATTGAAAAGCTAAAATTTATTTTTGGAAAACAGCAAGCGCTTCTAACTAGAAATTCAAATTTAGAAAAAGAAATCGATTATATTTTCCTAACACCAGGTTCTGGGGCATCAACTATGATGGACTTACAGTTGCAAAATGAGTTTTTTATAACTGGAGAGGCAAAGTGAAATGAATGACTTTATGCTGATCAAAATAAAATGGATTTATTAACTCTAGGTCATTATATGGAAAATCATTTTATTGATGATTTAGAAAATAAATTATTAAAAACATTTAATGATGAAGTTAAAATAAGTGCCTTTGATATTAAAAATACTTTTATCATTTTATAA
- the dnaG gene encoding DNA primase: MAISQNQIDSVLLKANIVDVIGKYIDLQKKGRNYVSICPFHDDSDPSMNVSPDKKIFKCFVCGTGGNVITFVQEFNNITFFKALSLIAKDLNIKIDGLREFENKVKHNSKESTLFEINKAAANFFNGLLISSLSIKARDYLKERHISEQEIEKFKIGFCPKNIKVYDYLIKLGFSQESIFDSGIVYKSGVDYNCTFENRLIFPITDEDSNIIGFSGRVINSKDSPKYKNSSENLIFKKSQLAYNFDKAKKEARIKNEIIILEGFMDVISLEAINIKNSVAIMGTTMSDYHLKLFSRVAKRYKLFLDGDKAGVNAALKISQFLLEKNIDVTIVENNTGKDPDELVKAGEKNLINQMIENSSHPANFATRFFSKDLDIQNSLKVNDFIEKVIAVLKYESKENIIESVVANLADITRLEKSTIFKTLNKATSKVKANISKNIDINYQENNMVDFNEGQEYINRMLNTFVNDENSQFEIPEYGYETIKKDKIVQSNLQKVKKNHSKNFAEAAIVWNILDNDSLLDNLDRKINNIENINVKRTINFIIEQYKKNGYVGHNWEQIANEIKKLNKNYCEYIYEIKNRHFTALQKTLSPKGLEDCFDAIELYKIEDEIMLYSEKINSTQDNELKINYAEHREELLKLRNKIYEKRRKI; this comes from the coding sequence TTGGCAATATCACAGAATCAAATTGATTCAGTTTTATTAAAAGCTAATATTGTGGATGTTATTGGCAAATATATTGACCTTCAAAAAAAGGGAAGAAATTATGTATCAATTTGTCCATTTCATGATGATTCAGATCCATCCATGAATGTATCCCCAGATAAAAAAATTTTTAAGTGTTTTGTATGTGGCACTGGTGGAAACGTTATTACATTTGTACAAGAATTCAATAATATAACTTTTTTTAAGGCACTTTCCTTAATTGCAAAAGATTTAAATATTAAAATTGATGGTTTAAGGGAATTTGAAAATAAAGTAAAACATAACTCAAAAGAGAGTACTTTGTTTGAAATAAATAAAGCTGCTGCAAACTTCTTCAATGGTTTATTAATTTCTTCACTTTCAATTAAGGCTAGAGATTACTTAAAAGAAAGACACATTAGTGAGCAAGAAATTGAAAAATTTAAAATAGGTTTTTGTCCAAAAAATATAAAAGTTTATGATTATTTAATTAAACTTGGCTTTTCACAAGAAAGTATTTTTGACTCAGGAATAGTTTATAAAAGTGGAGTAGATTATAATTGTACTTTTGAAAATAGATTAATTTTTCCAATAACTGATGAAGACTCAAATATTATTGGTTTTTCTGGAAGAGTAATTAATTCAAAGGATTCTCCAAAATATAAAAATAGTAGTGAAAATTTAATTTTTAAAAAATCTCAATTGGCTTATAATTTTGATAAGGCAAAAAAAGAAGCTAGAATTAAAAATGAAATAATTATTTTGGAAGGTTTCATGGATGTTATAAGTTTAGAAGCCATTAATATAAAAAACTCAGTTGCTATTATGGGAACCACAATGAGTGATTATCATTTAAAATTATTTTCAAGAGTAGCTAAAAGATATAAATTGTTTCTTGATGGAGATAAAGCAGGAGTCAACGCAGCATTAAAAATTTCTCAGTTTTTACTTGAAAAAAATATTGATGTAACAATTGTGGAAAATAATACTGGTAAAGATCCAGATGAACTAGTTAAAGCTGGAGAAAAAAATTTAATTAATCAAATGATTGAAAATAGTTCCCATCCTGCAAACTTTGCTACTAGATTTTTTTCAAAAGATTTAGATATACAAAATTCTTTAAAGGTTAATGATTTTATTGAAAAGGTTATTGCAGTTCTGAAATATGAAAGTAAAGAAAACATTATTGAATCAGTTGTTGCGAATTTGGCAGATATTACAAGACTTGAAAAAAGTACTATATTTAAAACTTTAAACAAAGCAACTAGTAAAGTAAAGGCCAATATTTCAAAAAATATAGATATAAATTATCAAGAAAATAATATGGTTGACTTTAACGAGGGACAAGAATATATCAACAGAATGCTAAATACTTTTGTAAATGATGAAAATAGTCAATTTGAAATTCCTGAATATGGTTATGAAACTATTAAGAAGGATAAAATAGTACAGTCTAATCTTCAAAAAGTTAAAAAAAATCATTCTAAAAATTTTGCAGAGGCTGCAATTGTTTGAAATATTTTAGATAATGATTCTTTACTTGATAATTTGGATAGAAAAATAAATAATATTGAAAATATTAATGTTAAAAGAACAATAAATTTTATAATTGAACAATATAAAAAAAATGGCTATGTTGGTCATAATTGAGAACAAATAGCAAATGAAATAAAAAAACTAAATAAAAATTATTGTGAATACATTTATGAAATTAAAAATAGACATTTCACAGCTTTGCAAAAAACTTTATCACCCAAGGGTTTAGAAGATTGTTTTGATGCAATAGAACTTTATAAAATTGAAGATGAAATAATGCTTTATAGCGAAAAAATTAATTCAACTCAAGACAATGAATTAAAAATTAATTATGCAGAACATAGAGAAGAATTATTAAAACTTAGAAATAAAATATATGAAAAAAGGAGAAAAATATAA
- a CDS encoding glycine--tRNA ligase encodes MKVEIEKLISHLKTQGFVFPGSEIYGGLANSWDYGPLGSEVKNKLKKLWWDFFVRRNQYNIGLDSSIILNPKVWNASGHLGNFNDPLIDCKKCKSRFRADKLIEEKFNDINVGGWNNQKIEEFIKEKLINCPKCNANDFTNIRQFTLMFKTNQGVVEDEASTVYLRPETAQGIFVQYKNSQRALRKKLPFGIGQIGKSFRNEITPGNFIFRTREFEQMELEFFFSPNDKTDWFEYWLEKVKFFLEKVVLIDEKKYSIREHEKDELAHYAKRTVDIEFDFPFGRGELWGIAHRSDFDLKQHQTHSGQDLTYLDPETNEKYLANVIEPSVGVERLLLAIFCQSYVEEKIDSGERIVMKLPYKLAPYSIAIMPLQKQQNKRAKELYDTMLIDFDATFDETGNIGKRYRRQDAIGTPYCITIDFDTETDNSVTVRNRDTMNQERIEIKSLKEYLLKKII; translated from the coding sequence ATGAAAGTAGAAATAGAAAAACTAATTTCGCATTTAAAAACACAAGGTTTTGTATTTCCAGGATCAGAAATTTATGGTGGTCTTGCTAATTCTTGAGACTATGGACCGTTAGGCTCAGAAGTAAAAAATAAATTAAAAAAACTTTGATGGGATTTTTTTGTAAGAAGAAATCAATATAATATTGGTTTAGATTCATCAATAATATTAAATCCAAAAGTATGAAATGCATCAGGTCATTTAGGTAATTTTAATGACCCATTAATTGATTGTAAAAAGTGTAAATCTCGTTTTAGAGCAGATAAGTTAATTGAAGAAAAATTTAATGATATTAATGTTGGTGGATGAAATAATCAAAAAATCGAAGAATTTATTAAAGAAAAATTAATAAATTGTCCAAAATGTAACGCTAATGATTTTACAAATATTAGACAGTTCACATTAATGTTTAAAACAAATCAAGGTGTTGTTGAAGATGAAGCATCAACAGTATACTTGAGACCAGAAACAGCTCAGGGTATTTTTGTGCAATATAAAAATTCTCAGCGAGCTTTAAGAAAAAAACTGCCTTTTGGTATTGGACAAATTGGTAAATCATTTAGAAATGAAATAACACCAGGGAATTTTATTTTTAGAACAAGAGAATTTGAACAAATGGAATTAGAATTTTTCTTTTCACCCAATGATAAAACTGACTGATTTGAGTATTGATTGGAAAAGGTTAAGTTTTTTTTAGAAAAAGTAGTACTCATTGATGAAAAAAAATACTCGATAAGAGAACATGAAAAAGATGAGTTAGCTCATTATGCTAAACGAACAGTAGATATTGAATTTGATTTCCCATTTGGGAGAGGTGAACTATGGGGTATTGCTCATAGAAGTGATTTTGATTTAAAACAACATCAAACCCATTCTGGACAGGATTTAACTTATTTAGATCCAGAAACAAATGAAAAATATTTAGCCAATGTAATTGAACCAAGTGTTGGAGTTGAAAGATTGCTTTTAGCAATTTTTTGTCAAAGTTATGTTGAAGAAAAAATTGACAGTGGAGAAAGAATTGTAATGAAACTTCCTTATAAACTTGCTCCATATTCAATAGCAATTATGCCTTTGCAAAAACAGCAAAATAAAAGGGCAAAAGAACTTTATGATACAATGTTAATTGATTTCGATGCAACATTTGATGAGACAGGAAATATAGGAAAACGTTATAGAAGACAAGATGCAATTGGAACACCATATTGCATAACTATTGATTTTGATACTGAAACAGATAACAGTGTTACTGTTAGAAATAGAGACACTATGAATCAAGAGAGAATTGAAATTAAAAGTCTCAAAGAGTATTTATTAAAAAAAATAATTTAA
- a CDS encoding sigma-70 family RNA polymerase sigma factor — MALNLKKFETMEEFKDYLWTYLDKNDNEIAQEEIQEVIFKKFQDIEEEEISLLFDELAKREVVFTDDLIEEELDEDEDEEEDEDEADELEGEFRKRDKERKDLKKANENNAPVKYRVGGISNETKIQDIIKSYFNQIGSSKILTKDEEVEYAKMLEDSDPIIAKEGRDKLITSNLKLVISVARKHLNRGLDFADLIEEGNIGLMKAVDKFDYKKGFKFSTYATWWIRQAITRAIADQARTIRIPVHMVETINKLTRIERQLTQELGRDPTSKEIAKTFGKGITPQKVIEIKKLSIEPVSLEKPFGDEDDTHFGDFVEDKDISSPDEYAEKEALREVIDEVFCDILAPREEKVVRMRFGILPTKLRTLVRLAEECDDESFEDLKQEIANLDIHYDTSIERIQKYKSAIIQLHLSKFDSPKTLEEVGKELKVTRERIRQIEAKTIRKFKPSASNPKARVLRDFFKG, encoded by the coding sequence ATGGCACTAAACTTAAAAAAATTTGAAACAATGGAAGAATTTAAAGATTATCTTTGAACTTATTTAGATAAAAATGACAATGAGATAGCACAAGAGGAAATTCAAGAAGTTATTTTTAAAAAATTTCAAGATATAGAAGAAGAAGAAATTAGTTTACTTTTTGATGAATTAGCAAAAAGAGAAGTAGTATTTACAGATGACCTTATTGAAGAAGAACTAGATGAAGATGAAGATGAAGAAGAGGATGAAGATGAAGCTGATGAACTTGAAGGTGAGTTTAGAAAAAGAGATAAAGAAAGAAAAGATCTAAAAAAAGCAAACGAAAATAATGCTCCTGTTAAATATCGTGTTGGGGGAATTAGTAATGAAACAAAAATTCAAGATATTATTAAATCATACTTTAACCAAATTGGATCTTCAAAAATTTTAACAAAAGATGAAGAAGTTGAATATGCAAAAATGTTAGAAGATAGTGATCCAATTATTGCTAAAGAAGGTCGAGATAAATTAATTACTTCAAACCTTAAATTAGTTATTTCTGTTGCTAGAAAACATTTAAATAGAGGACTTGATTTTGCTGACCTAATTGAAGAAGGAAATATTGGATTAATGAAAGCAGTTGATAAATTTGATTATAAAAAAGGATTTAAATTTTCAACGTATGCAACTTGATGAATTCGTCAAGCAATAACAAGAGCTATTGCTGACCAAGCAAGAACAATTCGTATTCCAGTTCACATGGTAGAAACAATTAATAAACTTACAAGAATTGAAAGACAATTAACTCAAGAATTAGGAAGAGATCCAACTTCAAAAGAAATTGCAAAAACTTTTGGTAAAGGGATTACTCCACAAAAAGTTATTGAAATTAAAAAATTATCAATTGAACCAGTTAGTTTAGAAAAACCATTTGGAGATGAAGATGATACTCACTTTGGTGACTTTGTGGAAGATAAAGATATTTCTTCACCTGATGAATATGCTGAAAAAGAAGCTTTAAGAGAAGTGATTGATGAAGTATTTTGTGATATTCTTGCACCAAGAGAAGAAAAAGTTGTAAGAATGAGATTTGGAATTCTGCCAACTAAATTAAGAACACTAGTTAGATTAGCAGAAGAATGTGATGATGAAAGTTTTGAAGATTTAAAACAAGAAATTGCTAATTTAGATATTCACTATGATACATCAATTGAAAGAATTCAAAAATACAAAAGTGCTATTATCCAGTTACATCTTTCAAAATTTGATTCACCTAAAACTTTAGAAGAAGTTGGAAAAGAATTAAAAGTTACTAGAGAAAGAATTCGACAAATTGAAGCAAAAACAATTAGAAAATTTAAACCATCTGCATCAAATCCTAAAGCAAGAGTTTTAAGAGATTTCTTTAAAGGATAA
- a CDS encoding MIP/aquaporin family protein, protein MNWSVLILTELFGTALLIILGNGIVANVVLKGTKGNNSGFLAITVGWALAVLTAALIANAFGGVAHFNPAVTIAIAISDKSKNLGFGGYVGLSPVALFFLVILIQFIGAMMGQLIVNFVYYKHIKNTLNSLKVEDQSNVLAMHATIPTERNPLFNFAMEFLGTTVLIVAILSFGKFANGNGLPNYFAPILVGTTILAVGLSLGGTTGYAINPFRDLAPRVVHSLMPFNNKGTSDWKYSWVPVLAPLLAGVTVGLLFLI, encoded by the coding sequence ATGAATTGATCTGTATTGATATTAACAGAACTATTTGGTACGGCATTACTAATTATTTTAGGTAATGGTATTGTGGCCAATGTAGTTCTAAAAGGAACTAAAGGTAATAATAGTGGATTTTTAGCGATAACTGTAGGATGGGCATTAGCTGTGTTAACAGCAGCTTTAATTGCTAATGCTTTTGGAGGAGTAGCGCATTTTAACCCAGCTGTGACAATTGCAATTGCTATTTCTGATAAAAGTAAGAACTTAGGTTTTGGAGGCTATGTTGGACTTTCACCAGTTGCACTATTCTTTTTAGTAATTTTAATTCAATTTATAGGAGCTATGATGGGTCAGTTAATTGTTAATTTTGTTTATTATAAACATATTAAAAATACTTTAAATTCACTTAAAGTTGAAGACCAATCAAATGTACTTGCTATGCATGCAACAATTCCAACTGAGAGAAACCCACTATTTAATTTTGCTATGGAGTTTTTAGGAACAACAGTTTTAATAGTTGCTATATTGTCTTTTGGAAAATTTGCAAATGGAAATGGATTACCAAACTATTTTGCACCAATATTAGTTGGAACAACAATATTAGCAGTTGGGTTATCACTAGGGGGAACAACTGGTTATGCTATTAATCCCTTTAGAGACTTAGCTCCAAGAGTTGTTCATTCATTAATGCCTTTTAATAATAAAGGAACATCAGATTGAAAATATAGTTGAGTGCCAGTATTAGCACCGTTATTAGCGGGAGTTACAGTAGGATTATTATTTTTAATATAA
- a CDS encoding class I SAM-dependent methyltransferase: MSFLTPRLFSLAKLITEGEVVADIGTDHAYLPIYLAKDGKAKKIYATDVAKKPLAVATNNIASFGVTDKVETILADGIEWTISKNIKLDSCIIAGMGSTSILDILEQDNENIYSYVIAPNTNLEPIRSWAKKFKYFVENEIIVEDNKIIYEIIKINKFAGTKIKSQKDIIFGPLLRREKNNKLFLQKWLEEEQKLLNLLQHVPKKDMKYKEIAKKKKIINKLLRRRNLINE, encoded by the coding sequence ATGAGTTTTCTTACACCAAGATTATTTTCATTGGCAAAGTTAATTACGGAAGGAGAAGTTGTAGCTGATATTGGAACAGATCATGCATATCTTCCTATTTATCTTGCCAAAGATGGTAAAGCAAAAAAAATATATGCAACAGATGTTGCAAAAAAACCACTTGCTGTAGCAACAAACAATATTGCTTCATTTGGAGTTACAGATAAAGTTGAGACAATCCTTGCAGATGGAATTGAGTGAACAATTTCTAAGAACATAAAACTTGACTCTTGTATTATTGCAGGGATGGGTTCTACATCAATTTTAGATATATTAGAACAAGATAATGAAAATATTTATTCTTATGTTATTGCACCTAATACGAATTTAGAACCAATTAGAAGTTGAGCCAAAAAATTTAAATATTTTGTAGAGAATGAAATAATTGTTGAAGATAATAAGATTATTTATGAAATAATAAAAATTAATAAATTTGCTGGAACAAAAATTAAAAGTCAAAAAGATATTATATTTGGACCTTTATTAAGACGTGAAAAAAATAATAAATTATTTTTACAAAAATGATTAGAAGAAGAACAAAAACTTTTAAATTTGTTACAACATGTACCTAAAAAAGATATGAAATATAAGGAAATTGCAAAAAAGAAAAAAATTATAAATAAACTTCTAAGAAGGAGAAATTTAATTAATGAATAA